A region of Centropristis striata isolate RG_2023a ecotype Rhode Island chromosome 17, C.striata_1.0, whole genome shotgun sequence DNA encodes the following proteins:
- the zgc:194655 gene encoding uncharacterized protein zgc:194655 → MGKLYQVVVNGLRGEKVVVDLCNTDEQFQSMKVQQLIDKVSEKLPQSAGEEGMALIFTDKRLDEKTKLLSEYGIQHMSVLLMVIKVPGGLTV, encoded by the exons ATGGGGAAACTGTACCAGGTGGTGGTGAACGGACTGAGGGGGGAGAAGGTGGTGGTCGACCTGTGCAACACTGACGAACAGTTTCAGAGCATGAAGGTGCAGCAGCTGATCGACAAGGTGTCAGAGAAGCTTCCACAGAGCGCAG gagaggAAGGGATGGCTCTGATCTTCACAGATAAAAGGCTGGATGAAAAGACGAAGCTGCTGTCTGAATATGGGATCCAGCACATGTCGGTGCTCCTCATGGTGATAAAGGTTCCTGGAGGACTGACCGTCTGA